In Phocoena sinus isolate mPhoSin1 chromosome X, mPhoSin1.pri, whole genome shotgun sequence, a genomic segment contains:
- the PDZD11 gene encoding PDZ domain-containing protein 11, which translates to MDSRIPYDDYPVVFLPAYENPPAWIPPHERVYHPDYNNELTQFLPRIITLKKPPGAQLGFNIRGGKASQLGIFISKVIPDSDAHRAGLQEGDQVLAVNDVDFQDIEHSKAVEILKTAREISMRVRFFPYNYHRQKERTVH; encoded by the exons ATGGACAGCCGGATTCCTTACGATGACTACCCGGTGGTTTTCCTGCCTGCCTATGAGAATCCCCCAGCATGGATTCCTCCTCATGAG AGGGTATACCACCCAGACTACAACAATGAGTTGACCCAGTTTCTGCCCCGTATCATCACACTGAAGAAGCCCCCTGGAGCTCAG TTGGGATTTAACATCCGAGGAGGAAAGGCCTCCCAGCTAGGCATCTTCATCTCCAAG GTGATTCCGGACTCTGATGCACATCGAGCAGGACTTCAGGAAGGGGACCAAGTCCTAGCTGTGAATGATGTGGATTTCCAAGATATTGAGCACAGCAAG GCTGTTGAGATCCTGAAGACAGCTCGAGAAATCAGCATGCGTGTCCGCTTCTTTCCCTATA ATTATCACCGCCAGAAAGAGAGGACTGTGCACTAG